Within the Cydia pomonella isolate Wapato2018A chromosome 10, ilCydPomo1, whole genome shotgun sequence genome, the region tacaataaatccatttaaaaccaaaattttaattgcttattgtgaatatattcggagataatcgctccgaaagaaaaaaatgggtcccccccccctctaacttttgaactataggtccaaaaaatatgaaataaatcgtggaagtagagcttaagaaatacattaaatgaaaactatagcggacatgatcagtttagctgattttcagttatcgcaaaaagtttccccttcatagttaaaagacgtacatccacagttcatcccttggttaacaatctactatactttatgctccagtttagcttattgtgacggaagagtaactacggaaccctactctgagcatggcccgacatgctcttggccggtttattatagcatgagaaatgaattaaaaattaaatatcccAGCTTTTGATCTTAATAACGAAGTCACTTGTCGTTTCTCCCTAGGTATTTAATCCCAATGGCAAATCCCGACGGTATTAATTTCACTCAAAGCCAACGTCATCTACCGCCACTGAACGCTAACGAATGGGCTGTTAATCTAACAGCCAGAGCCAAGACCCGCGCTGACGAGTGGCACAAGAATGTGGATACCGGAAAGGGAACGGACACATGTTTTGGCACTAATATCAATCGTAATTTTGCATTTCATTGGCAAGGTGAGATGGTGATTCAAGTCTATTGCGacagtaataattaatttgtaaatgcCACAGTGCTGACACTGCTGACATACAATGTGTTTGAAGAGCTAAAGCGGAGCCATTAACCTGGTACTACGTGGTTAATGGCTCCAGTGCAGTGTAGCTGACCAAGTACATTGTAGTTATTGTAAGTACACTGTAGCTCGcaagtagggattgcaaatatTCGAAAATTTCaggtattcgaatattcgatttttttctGACGAGATGTTCGAATAATATTCGAAGGCAAGGTTTCGATTTCGAATATTCGCTTAAGGTACGCTTGTACTGAATACACAGATTGGCGCTTTACTTAAAACTTACGTATATAACGTTGCGTTGCGTAACTATAGCAgatgaaatagattttttaatacagttgctcaaaaagtgctactttacgtagctgtttagcgtgcggaaagttggatttcgcgaactagtgctttttacttttccacttgttccaattcatgactacttattgatgagtgttaatgttagtttctttaaaagtcgtaatcaccataaaaacctactgttaatgtaaaaataataaatataagcatatttcatattttattactcacctcttcatcattataacacgtttatttaagtactgcaagaatgttttaagttttcaAATGCAACaatcgatattgttttcatacaatttaaatatacgacatacaaataatcgtaaagaacgatacttaggtaataatagtaataatattttatatttacaattgtttgtgtcttatagaacatgcataaaaaagtacttgttgtttttcttattttttcgcaactgtatttaaaaacatcgttcgatacacgtgcggaaatgtcatccGCACTaacatcgaaatgtactatttcgagtaataaaaaatattcgaatattcgaaaacTGAGCAGCCGACTATTCGAATATCTAAACAGGTGGAATATTCgacatattcaaatattacaatCGTAAGTGACTATTACATACGTctcaagcttttattttaagtaagtattgctttcctTCTCAGTTCAAATTACAATGAGCTAATTACCTAGTATGACAAGTGATAAGTTTCATAGGTTTGGCACGTTTCCGCCATCATTGATGATATTGTAAGACGTAAATAAAGTGCTTACTGTCGTTACGCTGTTAAAGACCGACCAAAAATAggtgatcattgtcaagagggcgctgtctTTCGTATTTGTTTAAAGAAAGGCGGAGGTAGGGTAAGAGCTAAGGGTAAGAGGCTCGTAAAGTGCTACCTGGATAGCGAGAGGAACAAGTATGACTATTCCAAACAATGTTCCTCTTTATTCGGCGTTCTTCTTGCCCGACCTGTCCTCATACTGCGCATGATTGTCatggttaaaatttaaaaatgatgtAGATTTACTTTCTATCTAGCAAATGTTTTAGTAGTGTCCGAttatatcctcgtaaggcccaaggtcctacctataggacttattcagttcgatgaaatttaaatcatattcaattaggacagagttgcatttgttttgtttcgtgcaattttcaaacaaaataaaatctactgtattccgtgcactataggttcaaattccagtggcaaattttggatttttcatttgtatggctgggccttaagaggatatgTACATACCTTAAACATTCAGATGATGTCAGCAAGTCCCCCGACCGTTGCTCGCAATGGTTTCCAGGCGTTCGGCCGTTCTCTACAAACGAAGCACAAGCTATACGGCTATACGTCGACAAACTTGGTGAAACTATTCAGCTTGCTGTACATTTACACGCAAGTTTTATCCCAAAGAAGGTACCTATTTCGTATATTTCAAAATAGTTTTTGCATCACCCATACTTATTGAACAACACCGTTTCATTCCACTCTTTACTGTTTTCGGCGTCTGACTGGTGAAACGCGGTTTTCAAATCCCGGGAATTATGTGCTCAAGGAACGTGGATATCCTATTTagaaatctataagggttccgttttttgccatttggctacggaaccctaataaaaatgaGTCCATAAACGGTGTTTATGATGAACAAGATGTGAGTGGAGAAAACAATTTAAAAGCCCTCAAAAGCTAAAGCGTCTTGACAATCTCCCCCGCTTAGAGTAGCTAGAAGAAGCAGAAGTatctttaggtaggtacttagataTGCAAAATTCACACAATTCCTTTTCTATTCTAGGAGTTCATGGTATATCCGTGGCGGTATTCGCTACGGATGCCAAGCAACCATTACACTTTGCAAGATATCGGAGAATATGCAGCCAGGTTATCGCGTCAGCCCGATGGAAGAGTATATGAGGTCGGATATTTGGATAATATCTTCATTTCAATCGTCAATTGTTCTGTGTTTAATGCCAGTGTTCTCGATGGCCACACGTTGGGCGccatattataaaacaatatcaaaggATACCATGCCATTTAATACCGAAATTTTAGATATTACAACAAGAGCATTAAGAACCTTTCTTTAGAGTTAATTTATCTACTTCAACAATAAATGGGTATTATTATGATTCACtaggtaagtacataaaaaTCTGCTCTActtacagtcagctgcaaaaatatgtatcgagagaatcgtctcataaatatggtactgcgctcttattacactagaataagatgctatgggacatattttttaataagatgtgtacacccatatttttacacttgacatTTCGGTTGttaggaaaagaaaaataaaattgttatcgTAGGTATTTATCTAAACTTAAACTAGCGTAAATGTGGCGCTTTGGGATTGTGTTTTGGACTCTATAATGCTAAGTcttttattattcttaattaaattaaattaatttaatttaatttaatttaatttaatttaatttaattaagaacCTTTCTCTAGGGTATTTTTATGATTCACtaggtaagtacataaaaaTCTGCTCTACTTACATTTCGGTTGCTAGGAAAagacaaataaaattgttatcgTAGGTATTTATCTAAACTTAAACTAGCGCAAATGTGGCGCTTTGGGGTTGTGTTTTGGACTCTATAATTCTAAGTCTTCTATAAAACTCTTttcttattaaattatttatcatCAACTTTGCGGTGTTGTTACCAGGTGCACCAAAGTAGCAACGACGGACGCGTGGCGGGCTCGGTGATAGACTATCTGTCTGGCGTGGTGGGGACCGAGCTAGTGTACCTACTCAAGCCTTATCACAAGAAGTTTCCAGACTACGACGATGCAAATCACCTCAGTATGTTTATTGTGTTCAGAGCTTTCTCGGtggccccacgttgggcgccataAAATTCACAATTCAAgagtatacaaaaaaatgtggGAATCCGTTTAACGGCATATTCGGCATCGTGTTCTGATGAGGAAACAGTAGAAGAAAAAATAGGtaatgcgaaaaaaaaattatatgggGCAGATCATCCAAATCGGCCAACaatttttcgcgtcaaaaaattttttcttcCACTTATTCCTTAGCAGAACACGTTTTCaaatgaatattgaatattaaaCGAATCCCCACTAGTTTTGTTACACCTTATACATATAAGCCGTGCTTgtagttgtgtgcaatataatagcaagtcaataagaaaatgaaaattagggtaaaactataactttagatcaattatattaaaaaaaattatacaatttttctgcgttacttgacattgtttcaaaattaactgtaactattacttaaataatattggaagtaaaaaaaattcatgAAAATCGGCTTTTAAGTTAGCAAACGTGaggaaattcttataaaaacgtaaaaacctacgaaaaaaatacaattgtgtaccatatttgtaatttagtatcttgcctattatttccaattaaagctttacatataaaacaatgtcatccagaaataaataaacttttctataagacgatcttcgtcgcaGAGTGTACAAGTGGTCCATCATTCGGACTTTATTGTTGATTATTGACAGACTAATTAAAGTTAGTTACAAGTATTtgtaaagttatagttttcccctaatttacattttcttatgtactgctattatattgcacacaactgtatgtGTACCGTTTAAGCTATATGTATATAgtgtatagaaaatatttaaatggatCTCGATGTAACTGACGCAGAGCTCAAAATCAGAACTTATAGCATAACCGGAATTAGATCTCTCTCGTTGAACTCGGAATAACTATCTTACTTACCTatacataagtaagtaggtaggttttagataaatataaaaatccatttattcaagtaggatCCATTGGACCGCTTTGGCATCGTCAATATCTACATTTTATCTTGAACATGCACAAACGTCGTCGATACTCTGCCACttattcgcactaaacgctatgCATCCAGATTTATCATACGAActgctaaggagtggaattcacttcctgtaaatctattcccagtccactataacttggatctttttagatcgagagtgaatagataatctttaaccctttaccaggctgacagttcaaaaatgacaatcgaatgtcggtcttactcatcgaaaatagaacacatgtttgaagagccgcatgtgggaaatatatattccttagcctggtaaagggttaaggtaaggtaagcatgttccatcctagactgcatcggcacttaccatcaggtgagattgtagTCAAATGCTTAActttttccaataaaataataattaggtaaaATAATTGTTAAGAAGTTTGTAACGACTTAACTgaacagttttattttaatatttactcttTCTACGGCAAGAGATATTGCTCATCTGCGTATTAATTATCAAGCGCTAACAATTAATTATTGCTATCACTGCTATTTCCACAGAAGTCTACGTGAACAAGGCGACGTCGGCAATCCTGAGCCTGGTCCGCGGCTGGCGTAGGAGCACCAAACAAAACACGCTCACCTTCTTCGGCGTTGATGTCGAATTCTAGACTAacatcttattattttaataaatcaaactatcgtttctttaggtccctgtttattatttttcacgTTTATGTCAGTCAGTATTTGTAGATAACAACTTGGAACACTTCCCGAAGTGGGATTGAGCTGACATTTGTTATACCTACTTCTGTACTTTCTGTGATAATTTAACAACATAGGCTTTGGGCTTGTTAGAATCAATCCGATAAATAAATGTGCTGAAGAAGGTACTGGACTATAAAACGTGTaagaatatttttacttttcgtaACTAAACTAAGAGCAATTATTTAGAAGGAACCGTCAATTTAAAATGTCA harbors:
- the LOC133522221 gene encoding zinc carboxypeptidase A 1-like isoform X2, whose product is MRMIRRIGPELTYKKYVDSKDVVLAAERMVREAPDVSRLLYLKPNTAQNRSLVALELQSDRQSSKPGILVIAALNGMAWGAPNAVLELAEKLLYDTNYQTPFFNDYDWYLIPMANPDGINFTQSQRHLPPLNANEWAVNLTARAKTRADEWHKNVDTGKGTDTCFGTNINRNFAFHWQDDVSKSPDRCSQWFPGVRPFSTNEAQAIRLYVDKLGETIQLAVHLHASFIPKKEFMVYPWRYSLRMPSNHYTLQDIGEYAARLSRQPDGRVYEVHQSSNDGRVAGSVIDYLSGVVGTELVYLLKPYHKKFPDYDDANHLKVYVNKATSAILSLVRGWRRSTKQNTLTFFGVDVEF
- the LOC133522221 gene encoding carboxypeptidase B-like isoform X1, with protein sequence MKISYIFSFFFTFIAMRLQFKLYQITILYFLGATYMLFFPPRNFRRSGAKMRMIRRIGPELTYKKYVDSKDVVLAAERMVREAPDVSRLLYLKPNTAQNRSLVALELQSDRQSSKPGILVIAALNGMAWGAPNAVLELAEKLLYDTNYQTPFFNDYDWYLIPMANPDGINFTQSQRHLPPLNANEWAVNLTARAKTRADEWHKNVDTGKGTDTCFGTNINRNFAFHWQDDVSKSPDRCSQWFPGVRPFSTNEAQAIRLYVDKLGETIQLAVHLHASFIPKKEFMVYPWRYSLRMPSNHYTLQDIGEYAARLSRQPDGRVYEVHQSSNDGRVAGSVIDYLSGVVGTELVYLLKPYHKKFPDYDDANHLKVYVNKATSAILSLVRGWRRSTKQNTLTFFGVDVEF